In the Acropora muricata isolate sample 2 chromosome 1, ASM3666990v1, whole genome shotgun sequence genome, one interval contains:
- the LOC136909486 gene encoding tetratricopeptide repeat protein 28-like: MSDKDGHDRVYKAIQYHEKHLKIAKEIGDRAGEGRAYGNLGLAYQSLGDYQKAIEYHEKRLKIAKEIGDRAGEGGAYGNLGNAYQSLCDYQKAIEYHEKRLKIAKEIGDRAGEGGAYGNLGNAYQSLGDYQKAIEYHEKDLKIAKEIGDRAGEGGAYGNLGNAYQSLGDYQKAIEYHEKRLKIAKEIGDRAGEGGAYGNLGNAYQSLGDYQKAIEYHEKDLKIAKEIGDRAGEGGAYGNLGNAYQSLGDYQKAIEYHEKDLKIAKEIGDRAGEGRADGNLGNAYDSLGDYQKAIEYHEKDLKIAKEIGDRAGEGGAYGNLGNAYQSLGDYQKAIEYHEKRLKIAKEIGDRAGEGRAYGNLGNAYQSLGDYRKAIQYHEKHLKIAKEIGDRAGEGQADGNLGNAYDSLGDYQKAIEYHEKDLKIAKEIGDRAGEGGAYGNLGNAYKSLGDYQKAIEYHEKRLKIAKEIGDRAGEGRADGNLGNAYQSLGDYQKAIEYHEKDLKIAKEIGDRAGEGGAYGNLGNAYQLLGDYQKAIEYHEKRLKIAKEIGDRAGEGRADGNLGNAYQSLGDYQKAMEYHEKDLKIAKEIGDRAGEGGAYGNLGNAYQSLGDYQKAIEYNEKHLKIAKEIGDRAGEGNAFHNIGIGFFSLGHFGNAADNFGSAVDAFNGVRACLKSKDDWKINFRELYETTNTFLWKSLLRLEKLDEPLFAAERGRAQTLTDNLLIQYKLPASKLAATIHLKEIVSRFFTELSSLTLFLAIEGLTINIWLLRRGKKVTFRKGKLEGDRTDKFPVRALLQSCLEKIGIDVHVRCEDRSFDELTRDCPFSREVCEEVKKSFQSFDNPFKVFYDGIIGPIVDMLGPQDDEMVIVPDGALCFTPWAAVIESIRIRTVPSLTSYQLILNVPESHHKKTGALLVGNPCLKELKGDWHDLPCAQKEVESIASILNTTPLVGRQATKAEVMKQMSSAGLIHIAAHGNELTGEIALSPNPGWTSQFPQEEDFILKMSDVQAANIRARLVVLSCCHSGRGRMLKGEGVVGIARAFLAAGARSVLVALWAIDDEATMVFMKSFYQHLKEGKTASVAVHQSIKCLRESKEFSEMRHWAPFQLIGDDVKIEFKVDDDVKE; the protein is encoded by the coding sequence ATGAGCGACAAAGACGGACATGATAGGGTCTACaaagccattcagtatcatgaaaaacatttgaaaattgcaaaagaaatcggtgatcgggccggagaaggacgagcttatggaaatctcggtcttgcttaccagtcactgggtgactatcaaaaagccatcgagtatcatgaaaaacgtttgaaaattgcaaaagaaatcggtgatcgggccggagaaggaggagcttatggaaatctcggtaatgcttaccagtcactgtgtgactatcaaaaagccatcgagtatcatgaaaaacgtttgaaaattgcaaaagaaatcggtgatcgggccggagaaggaggagcttatggaaatctcggtaatgcttaccagtcactgggtgactatcaaaaagccatcgagtaccatgaaaaagatttgaaaattgccaaagaaatcggtgatcgggccggagaaggaggagcttatggaaatctcggtaatgcttaccagtcactgggtgactatcaaaaagccatcgagtatcatgaaaaacgtttgaaaattgcaaaagaaatcggtgatcgggccggagaaggaggagcttatggaaatctcggtaatgcttaccagtcactgggtgactatcaaaaagccatcgagtatcatgaaaaagatttgaaaattgcaaaagaaatcggtgatcgggccggagaaggaggagcttatggaaatctcggtaatgcttaccagtcactgggtgactatcaaaaagccatcgagtatcatgaaaaagatttgaaaattgcaaaagaaatcggtgatcgggccggagaaggacgagctgatggaaatctcggtaatgcttacgactcactgggtgactatcaaaaagccatcgagtatcatgaaaaagatttgaaaattgcaaaagaaatcggtgatcgggccggagaaggaggagcttatggaaatctcggtaatgcttaccagtcactgggtgactatcaaaaagccatcgagtatcatgaaaaacgtttgaaaattgcaaaagaaatcggtgatcgggccggagaaggacgagcttatggaaatctcggtaatgcttaccagtcactgggtgactatcgaaaagccattcagtatcacgaaaaacatttgaaaattgcaaaagaaatcggtgatcgggccggagaaggacaagctgatggaaatctcggtaatgcttacgactcactgggtgactatcaaaaagccatcgagtatcatgaaaaagatttgaaaattgcaaaagaaatcggtgatcgggccggagaaggaggagcttatggaaatctcggtaatgcttacaagtcactgggtgactatcaaaaagccatcgagtatcatgaaaaacgtttgaaaattgcaaaagaaatcggtgatcgggccggagaaggacgagctgatggaaatctcggtaatgcttaccagtcactgggtgactatcaaaaagccatcgagtatcatgaaaaagatttgaaaattgcaaaagaaatcggtgatcgggccggagaaggaggagcttatggaaatctcggtaatgcttaccagttactgggtgactatcaaaaagccatcgagtatcatgaaaaacgtttgaaaattgcaaaagaaatcggtgatcgggccggagaaggacgagctgatggaaatctcggtaatgcttaccagtcactgggtgactatcaaaaagccatggagtatcatgaaaaagatttgaaaattgcaaaagaaatcggtgatcgggccggagaaggaggagcttatggaaatctcggtaatgcttaccagtcactgggtgactatcaaaaagccatcgagtataatgaaaaacatttgaaaattgcaaaagaaatcggtgatcgggccggagaaggaaatgctTTCCACAACATTGGAATTGGATTCTTTTCTCTTGGACATTTTGGAAACGCGGCAGATAATTTTGGTTCCGCTGTGGACGCCTTTAATGGTGTGAGAGCTTGCTTGAAGTCtaaagatgattggaaaataaactttcgtgagctGTACGAGACAACGAACACTTTCTTATGGAAGTCGTTGCTAAGACTTGAAAAGTTGGATGAGCctttgtttgcggctgaacggggacgagcgcagactttgactgataatttgctgattcaatataaactccctGCATCCAAGCTAGCTGCTACAATTCACCTCAAAGAGATAGTATCTCGCttcttcacagagctttcttcatTAACACTTTTCCTAGCAATTGAAGGACTAACGATCAATATCTGGCTTCTAAGGAGGGGAAAGAAAGTTACATTTCGGAAAGGGAAGCTGGAGGGTGATAGAACAGACAAATTTCCTGTGCGGGCGTTACTGCAATCATGTCTAGAAAAAATAGGAATTGATGTTCAtgtaagatgtgaagatcgctcATTTGATGAACTCACCCGTGATTGCCCGTTTAGCAGAGAAGTGTGCGAAGAAGTGAAGAAGTCATTTCAGTCTTTCGACAATCCTTTTAAGGTATTTTATGATGGAATTATTGGCccaattgttgacatgcttggacctcaagacgacgagatggtcattgttcctgatggtgcgctgtgctttactccatgggccgcagttattgaatcgattaggattcgcactgttccatctcttacaagttatcaattgatcttaaatgTACCCGAaagccatcacaagaagacaggggcgctctTGGTCGGAAATCCTTGCTTGAAAGAGTTGAAGGGGGACTGgcacgacttaccatgtgctcaaaaggaagtagaatcaattgcatcaattctcaacacgaCACCTCTAGTCgggagacaggcaacaaaagctgaagtgatgaaacagatgtcgtcagctggtttaattcatattgctgcccacggaaacgaactcactggagaaattgccttgtccCCAAACCCCGGATGGACTTCACAATTCCCTCAGGAAGaggatttcattttaaagatgTCCGATGTGCAGGCTGCCAATATTCGAGCTCGccttgtggtcttaagttgctgtcacagtggacgaggcagaatgttGAAGGGCGaaggtgtggtcggtatcgcacgtgccttcttggcagctggtgctcgttctgtgttggtggccctgtgggcaatagatgacgaagcgaCCATGGtattcatgaaaagtttctaccaacacctgaaggaaggaaaaaccgccagtgttgCTGTTCACCAATCGATAAAATGCCTTCGGGAATCTAAagagttttctgagatgagacactgggctccattccaacttatcggagatgacgtgaagATTGAGTTCAAGGTGGATGATGatgtcaaagaatga